The genomic window CGACGACCCGAACCTGGCCGACGTGGACGCCGTGGTGGCCGAATTCGACGGCATTCTGATCAGCCCGGGACCCGGCACTCCCGATCGCGCGGGCGCCAGCATCGACCTGGTGCGCGCCTGCACCCGGCACACCGTTCCGCTGCTCGGCGTGTGCCTCGGCCACCAAGCCATCGGCGAGGCCTTCGGTGCGACGGTGACCCGCGCGCCCGAGCTGCTGCACGGCAAGACCAGTTCGGTGTTCCATCTCGGCTCCGGCGTGCTGGCCGACCTGCCCGACCCGTTCACAGCGACGCGGTATCACTCGCTCACCGTTCTAGAGGACACACTGCCCGAGGAGATCGAGGTACTCGGCCGCACCGAGACCGGGATCGTGATGGCCATGCGGCACCGCACCCTGCCCATCCACGGCGTGCAGTTCCATCCCGAATCGGTGCTGACCCAGGGCGGACATCGGATGTTGGCCAACTGGCTCGGCGTCTGCGGCGAGCGCCCGGCCGAGGGGCTCGTGCAAACGCTGGAGGCGGAGGTCGCCGCGCTGGTGCTGCAGTGAGCGAATGTGGGCGTGCGTGCGCAGAGCGACGTGCGGCGGTGCACATGTGCGGTGAGCCAGCTCTTCGGTCCGGCGCGCAGCGGAGCATCGGCGAGGGTCGGCTGTGACGCGTCCGCACGTGCTGCTGTCGGTCGCGATGAGCATCGACGGATATATCGATGACGCGAGCCCCGAGCGACTGCGGTTGTCCGATGCGGCGGATTTCGATCGGGTCGATCAGGTGCGCGCGGATTCCGACGCGATCCTGATCGGCGCGCAAACCCTGCGCCGGGACAATCCTCGGCTGCTCGTCGATAGCGCCGACCGCAGGACGACGCGGATCGCGGCGGGCAAACCGGAGTTCCCGCTGAAGGTCACCGTCACGGCGAGCGGCGACTTGGACCCGGGCCTGCGGTTCTGGCATCACGGCGGCGGCAAACTCGTCTACACCACCGATGCGGGCGCGGCCCGGCTCGCCGACAGCTTGTCCGGCCTCGCCGACGTCGTCCCGCTCGGGGCCGAACTCGACTTCGGCGTCCTCCTCGACGATCTCGGACGCCGCGGCATCGCCCGCCTCATGGTCGAGGGCGGCACCCGCATCCACACCGCCTTCCTCGCCGCCGACCTCGCGGACGAACTACAGCTGGCCGTCACTCCCCTGTTGGTCGGCGACCCCGAAGCCCCCCGATTCCTCGACGCCGCAACCTATCCCGGCGCTCCCCACCGCAGGATGCACCTGGCCGACGTCACCCAGGTCGGTGACGTCGCGGTGCTGCGCTATCTCCCGCGAGGCAATCGGCCGGGCGCGGAACACGCGGACCAGGACATGGTTTTCCTGCGCCGGGCGATCGAGCTCGCGTGGCTGTGCCCGCCGAGCGAAACGGCATTCTCCGTCGGCGCGGTGATCGTGGCCGACGGCGTGGAGATCGCCACCGGCTACTCGCGGGAGACCGACGCGAAGGTGCACGCCGAGGAGTCCGCATTGGACAAGCTCGACGCGGACGACCCACGACTGGCCAGGGCAACGATCTACAGCACGCTCGAACCGTGCTCGCAGCGCGGCACCGCGACGCGGCTGCCGTGCACCGACCGGATCCTGCGGGCCGGGATACCCAGGGTCGTCCTGGCCTGGCGCGAACCCGCGACCTTCGTGACCAATTGCGTCGGCGTGGAGAAGCTACGGCAGCACGGCGTCGAGGTGCGCGAGCTGACCGAGTTGGCGGCGGAAGCGATGTCGATGAACCGCCACTTGAAGCTGACCTAAGGGCGGCCGTAGATCGCCGTGACGAACTCGCCGAGCTGATTGTCGTCGAGGTGCCTGGCCAGGTCGGCCTCGCTGATCATGCCGACCAGGCGCTTGTTGTCGATCACCGGCATCCGCTTGATCCGGTGACTTTCCATCTGGTCCAGCACGTCCTCGACATCGGCGTCGGCCGCGACCCAGCGCGGCGTCGACTCACAGAGCTCGGCGGCCCGCGCGTTGGCGGGGGACAGGCCCTGCGCAATGCATTTCACGACGATGTCGCGGTCGGTGATGATCCCGCACATGCGATCGTTGTCGTCGGCGATGACCAGCGATCCGACGCCGAGCTCGGCCATCACCCGGGCGGCCTTCCCGACGGTCTCGTCCTTGGAGATCCACTGGGCACCGGGTTTCATGATGTCCCTGGCAGTGGTCATTGGGCTTCCTCCTCGTTACTCAGCGCTGCTGATTCGGATGGAGCAAGACCGATTCTGCCCCTGACCACACCAACCGGTCGGTGTTTTGACGGATCAGGTTCAGGGCGGGCCGAGCACACCCACGCCGACGGACACCGTGCCGTTCTTCGGGATCGACCCGCCCGCCGACGGCTGCTGAGTGAGGATCCGGCCGACGCTGCTGGTGTCGAAGGTGCCCTGCGGTGACTGACTGATCTGGCTCTGCCCGCCGGTCCAGCCCTCCGCGCGCAGCTTGTCCGCCGCCTGGGCGACCGTGAGGCCGATCAGCGACGGCATCTTGATCTGGTCACCCGCCACCTGCACGGTGATCGTTGAGCCCTTTTCCGCGGTAGTGCCGCCCGCTGGACTGGTCGAGAGCACCTCGCCCTTGGGCTTGGCGGACGGGACCTCCTGGATCGTGATCTTGAATCCGGCGCTGTCCACCAGGTTCGGCCGGGCGACATCGATGTCCTGCCCGATCACGTTCGGCACCCGAACCGATTCCGGGCCACTGCCGATGGTGACCACGATGGCCTTGTCGACGTCCACCCGGGAGCCCGCGGACGGGTCTATCGCGATGACCTTGTCCTTCTCCTGGACGCTGGAGGGTTTGTGCTGGACGTTCGGATCCATCTGCAGGTTGGCGTTCTTCAACGCCACCTCGGCCTCCTGCAGCGTCAGGCCGTCGAGCTTCGGCACCTGGACCTGCGCCGGGCCGGTGGACACCTGCATGGTGACAACGCTGCCCTTGTCCGCCCGGGAACCGCCGAGCGGCGCGGTGGAGATGACATTGCCGGTCGCTACCTTGCTGTCCGGCTTCTGCTGGATGGAAACGTTGAATCCGGCCTTCTGCAGCGCCTCCTGCGCCTGCTGTGCCGGTCGGCCCGAAAGGTCGGGCACGGCAACCTGTTCCGGCTTGCTGCCCGGACCGATCAGCACCCAGAACAACGCGAGCAGCACGGCGACACCGGCGGCCGCGGCGATGGCGAGATAGAGGGTCCGGCGTGGGCCGGACGGCTCCGCGGGTGCTTGCTCGGCGGTGTCGTCGCTGCGCTCGACGGTGCGGTAGCTGCGCGGCGCGGGTTCGTCGGCGCCGAAGACGGTGGTGCGATCCTCGTCGGTCATCACCATCGGGGCGATCGGCTTCTGCCCGCCGAGCACCCGGATGAGGTCGGCGCGCATCTCGGCCGCGCTCTGATAGCGGTTGGCCGGGTTCTTGCTCATCGCCTTGAGGATCACCGAGTCGAGCTCACGCGGCACCCCCGGATGCACATGCGAAGGCAGCCGCGGATCTTCCCGGACATGCTGGTAGGCCACCGCGACCGGCGAGTCACCGGTGAAAGGCGGCTCACCGGTGAGGATTTCGAACAGCACACACCCGACGGAGTACACGTCCGAACGGGCGTCGACCGTCTCGCCGCGCGCCTGCTCGGGCGAAAGATATTGCGCGGTACCGATCACCGCGGCCGTCTGCGTCATCGGGTTGGAGCTGTCGGCGATCGCCCTGGCGATGCCGAAGTCCATCACCTTCACCGCACCGGCCCGGTTGATCATGATGTTGGCCGGCTTCATGTCGCGGTGCACGATGCCGGCCTTGTGACTGAAATCCAGTGCGGCACAGACATCCGCGACCACTTCCATGGCCCGGCGCGGCGGCAGCGGACCCTGGCCGCGCACGATGTCGCGCAGCGTATCGCCCTCGACGTACTCCATCACGATATAGGGCAGCGGGCCGTCGTCGACCTTCGCCTCGCCGGTGTCGTAGACCGCGACGATGGCCGGATGATTCAGCGCGGCGGCGTTCTGTGCCTCGCGCTTGAACCGCAGATAGAACGTGGGGTCGCGGGCCAGATCGGCCCGCAGCACCTTGATCGCCACGTCCCGGCTCAGCCGTAGATCGCGCGCCTTGTGTACTTCGGACATCCCGCCGAACCCGATGATCTCGCCCAGCTCGTAGCGGGAGGAGAGATTCTTCGGGGTCGTCATTGTTGTCCTTGCGAAGGAGTACTGGGAGTGGCCGAGGGCCCTCGGGCACCGGGAATCTCCGGAAATGGTAAGTCCATAGTCGGCACTCGCGGCCGAGTGGTGGTCGGTGCGGTGAGCGTCGGCTTGGTGGTGCTCGGCGGTGTCGTGCTGCTCGGCGGCGGCGTGGTCGTCGTCGGTTCCGGCGTCGTGGTCGGCGGCTCGGTGGTGGTCGGCGCGCTGCTGGTCGGTGGCGGTGGCGGCAGCGGTTTGGGGGTCGTCGTGCTGGTCACCGGCGGCGGTGGCGGTTTCGGAGCAGGCGTGGAGGTGCTGGTCGCGGGTGGTGTCGAATCGGGGTTCGTGTTGCCACCGAACAGCAGGTACAGCGTCGCGGCGACCAACAGCACCGCACCGGCGCCGAGTCCGGCCAGCCACTTCTGCGTCGAGGTGAACCGCTTGTCGTCACCGGGCGGCGTCTGATGACCGCCGGTGCCGGTGTTCAGCATCGTCGCGGGAGCCTGCCCGGTGGCCTGGCCATGGGCGCCGATCGCCGCACCGGCGGGCGTGGAATAGTGCACCGTCGCACCATCGAAATCCGATGGCGTGGAAGGCAGCACGACGGTCGGTCCGGGCGGGAGCACCCGGGTGGCACCGGTCAGTGGCACCGCGGGATTGGTGCCGCTCGGCGGCGGTGGCCTGCGGCCCGCGCGCACCGCGGCGACGGCATCGGCGAACTCGCCGCCGCGCGAGTAGCGACCCTTCGGGTCCTTGCCCATGGTGATCTCGATCAGCTCGCGCACATTGGCGGGCAGATCGGCAGGCATCGGCGGCGGCGTCTCGCGGACGTGCTTCATCGCGACGGTGATCGCGCCGTCGCCGCTGAACGGCCGCTGCCCGGCGAGCGCCTCGTAGCCGACAACGCCGAGCGAGTAGACATCACTGGCCGCGGTGGCGTCCTCGCCGATCGCCTGCTCCGGCGCGATGTATTGGGCGGTGCCCATCACCATGCCGGTCTTGGTCACCGGGGAGGCGTCGACCGCCTTGGCGATGCCGAAGTCGGTGATCTTCACCTGACCGGTCGGCGTCACCATGATGTTGCCCGGCTTCACATCCCGGTGCACCACCCCGGCCCGATGCGCCACGTCCAGCGCCCGGCCGGTCTGCTCGAGCATGTCCAGGCCTTGCCCGACGGACAGCCTGCCGAGCCGGTTCAGCACCGTGTTCAGCGGCTCACCCTGGACCAGTTCCATGACCAGGTAGGCGGTTTCGCTGCCTTGCGGGTCGGTGGTCTCGCCGTAGTCGTAGATTCCGGCGATGCCGGGGTGATTCAACTGGGCGGTGGTCTTGGCCTCGGTGCGGAACCGATGCCGGAACGTCGGGTCTGCGGAGAACTCCGCCTTGAGCACCTTGACCGCGACCCGGCGATCGAGCCGAGTGTCCAGCGCCTCCCAGACCTGGCCCATGCCGCCGGTTGCGATCAGGCGCTGCAGCCGGTACCGGTCGGCGATCATCGCACCGTTGTTCAGCATCCCCGTACCTTCACTCGCACATCCATATCGTTCAGCCCCCTCGCAGACCGGCGTCCAAGACCGCACGTGCGACCGGCGCGGCCACCTTGCCACCCGTCGCGCCCAGCGCCCGGTCACCGCCGTTCTCCACGATCACCGCGATGGCGATCTTCGGATTCTGAGCGGGTGCGAAAGCGATGTACCAGGCGTGCGGTGGGGTGTTGCGTGGATCGCTGCCGTGTTCGGCGGTACCGGTCTTGGACGCGATCTGATAGCGGGAGGACTTGCCGCCGGGGGTGTTGCCCTCCGACGCGACCATCAGATTCGTCAGCGACGACGCTACCTGGGCGTTGAACGCTTGGCCGAGCGAGACCGGCTTTGTCTTGGACAACTCACTGAGGTCGGGCCCCTGCAGTTGGTCGATCAGGTAGGGCTGCATCCGGACACCGCCGTTGGCGACGGTCGCCGCGATCACCGCGTTGTCCAGCGGGGTCAACGCCACGTCACGCTGGCCGATGCTGCTCTGCGACAGCGCGGCGTTGTCCGAGATCGGGCCGACGGTGCTCTCGGCCACCGGGATCGGGATGCTGCGGTGCTCGCCGATGCCGAAGTTCGCCGCCTGGTCCTTGAGTCTGGCGGCGCCCACCTTGACGCCCAGTTCGGCGAACGCGGTATTGCAGGACAGCCGGAACGCCTCATACAGCGAGGCGGTCTGGCCCGAGCCGCAGTTGGAGCCGTTGTAGTTCTCCAGCGGCGTGCTGGTGCCGGGCAGCGTGATGTTCGGCGCCGCGGTGAACTGATCCTCCGGTGTCGCGATGTTGTTCGCCAGCGCGGCCGCGGTGACCACCACCTTGAACGTGGAACCGGGCGGATAGGTCTGCGAGACAGCACGATTGAGCATCGGCTGGCGCGGGTCCGCGCTGAGCGCCTCCCAGGCCTGGGTGCCGCGCGCGCCGTCGTGCCCGGACAGCTGGTTCGGGTCGTAGCTCGGCGTGGACACCATGGTGAGAATCTTGCCGGTGCTCGGCTCGATCGCCACCACCGAGCCGGTGTAGCCCTTGCTGGTCAGCTCGTCGTAGGCGACCTGCTGCATGGCCGGGTCGATGGTGGTGAGCACGTTGCCGCCGCGCGGATCGCGACCGGACACCATGTCGACCAGACGCGAGCCGAACAGGTGGCTGTCGGAGCCGTTGAGCACCGAATCCTCGGCCCGTTCCAGTCCGTTGCTGCCGTACTGCATCGAATAGAAGCCGGTGACGGGTGAGTAGGCCTCGGGGGTGTTCGGGTAGGTGCGCAGGTACTTGTAGCGGTCCTCGGTGGCCACCGAGTTGGCCAGCACGGTGCCGCCGGCGGAGATCTGGCCGCGCTGGCGCGAGTACTCGTCGAGCAGCACCCGGGAGTTGCGCGGATCGGTGCGGTAGTCGTCTGCCTTGATCACCTGGACGTAGGTGGCGTTCATCAGCAGCGCGACGATCATCAGCATCACGGCGATCGCGACCCGGCGTAGGGGAGTGTTCATGTGGCGGGCCCCGCTTCCGGTCGGCCCGCGTCCGGCTTGCGCAACAGTTCGGTGGTCGCGTCCGCGATCGGGGCCGCGGGCGCACTCTTGCGGACCGGCGCGGGCGCGCGCGCCGCGTCGGAAACCTTGATGAGCAACGCGAGCAATGCGTAGTTGGCCAGCAGCGACGAGCCGCCGTAGGACATGAACGGCGTGGTAAGGCCGGTCAGTGGAATCAGTTTGGTGACACCGCCGACGACGACGAACAACTGGATCGCGACGGTGAACGCCAGCCCGGCCGCCAGCAGCTTGCCGAAGCTGTCGCGCACGGCGAGCGCGGTGCGCAGGCCGCGCACGATGAGCACCAGGAACAGCACCAGCACCGCGGTGAGTCCGATCAGGCCGAGTTCCTCACCGATCGTGGTGATGATGAAGTCGGTCTTGGCGAACGGCACCTGGTTGGGGCGTCCGCTGCCGAGTCCGGTGCCCGCGAGACCACCGGTGGCGAGCCCGAACAGCGACTGCGAGATCTGGTAGCCGGTGTTGTTGTAATCGTCGAACGGGTGCAACCAGGTCTGGGTCCGGATCTTGACGTGGCCGAAAGTCTGATAGGCGAAGAAGAACCCGAGACTGAGCAGCGCGCCGCCGATGATCAGCCAGCCGACCCGCTCGGTGGCGATGTAGAGCATCACCAGCACCGTGCTGAAGATCAACAGCGAAGTGCCGAGGTCCTTTTCGAAGACCAGCACGCCGACGCAGACGATCCAGACCACCACGATCGGGCCGAGGTCGCGGGCGCGGGGGAATTCCATGCCGAGCAGGTGCCGTCCGGCGGCGGTGAACAGATCACGCTTGGCCACCAGCACCGACGCGAAGAAGATGATCAGCAGGATCTTCGCGAATTCGGCGGGCTGGATGCTGAATCCGGTGATCTTGATCCAGTTCTTGGAGCCGTTGATCTCGGAGAATCGGCTGGGCAGCACCGCGGGCAGGGCCAGCGCGATCAGCCCGACCAGACCGAGCGTGTAGCCGTAGCGGGCCAGTGTGCGGTAGTCGCGCAACACGATGAGCAGCCCGATGAACACGATCATGCCCAGTGCGGTCCACAGGATCTGCTGGTTGGCGTCGGGGGAGGGCACCGGCCACGAGTTGTACGCCGCATTCTGCTCGTCGGCGAGGTCGAGCCGATGGATCAGTACCAACCCGAGTCCGTTGAGCAGCGCGACGATCGGTAACAGCAGCGGATCGGCGAACGGCGCGAACCGGCGCACCGCGAGGTGCGCTATCCCGAACAATGCCAGAAAGGCCAGGCCGTATTTGGCGATATCCCAGGTGACCGACTGCTCCTGACTGGCCTCGACCAGAAACAGCGATGCCGTCGTGATCACCGTCGCACCGGCCAGCAACAACAGTTCGGCATTGCGTCGGGTGCTCGGCGGTGGCGCGGGAGCGAAGCCGCCGGGGGGACTGGGAAAAGCCCCTGCGGACGGCGGTGCGGGTGCGGACATCAGTCCGTCACCCGGCAGTTCTCCCCCGCGATCTGGGGGTTCGGCGACGCGGACGATGGCGGAACCGGTGCCTCCGACTTCGTCGGCGTCTTGATCTCGGTGCCCCTGGTGTCACCGTTGCCCGGCGGCGGCGCGGGCTCGGAGGGCGGCGGAACGGCGGTGCTCGGTGCGGGCGGGCCGGACGGCGGGGGCTCGGTCGGCGGCGGCAGCACACCCGGCTGCGGCACCGACTGCTTCGGCGGGCACGGCGGGAGCAGTTCGCCCTGCGCGATGGACCGCATCTGGTCTTTGGCTCGATCCAGCGAGCCGGGCGGCAGTCCCTTACCGACCTGTTCGCGGCCGGTCTGCTTGAGATCGGTGACCTTCAGCATCCGGCACGACGACGGCAACTCGGCGCCGGGATCGACCAGGGACAGCTCACCCGTCTTGGTGACACAGCCGACCAGGTTCACGTCGTGGATCGAGTAACCGAGCACCGACCCGGGCAACCCGCGCAGGATCACCACCGAGCCGTTGTCGGCGCCGACGTAGTAGTTGCTGCGAATCATCTTGTAGCCGACCAGCAGTCCGACACCGACGGCGACGACCAGCGCGAACGCGAGCACGAGCCAGCGCAGTTTGCGTGACTTGCCCTCCGGCTCCGGCTCGGGTGTCGCGGCGGCGCGGCGCGGTGCGGCCCGCGGCGGGCGCATGGCCGCCGCACGTCCGGCCGCGGTGTTCGGCGGCGGCGTGTCCTCGTCCACACCGGATGCGGCACCGGCCACGATCGGATGGCTCTGGCCGTAGTCGAGATCGATGACATCGGCCACGACGACGGTCACATTGTCCGGTCCGCCGCTGCGCAACGCGAGTTCGATGAGCCGGTCGGCGCATTCGTCGGTGCTGCCCTCGCGCAGGGTGTTCGCGATGGTCTCGTCGCTCACCACATCGGAGAGGCCGTCGGAGCACAGCAGGTAGCGGTCGCCGGCGCGCGCCTCGCGCATGATCAGCGTCGGCTCGATCTCGTTGCCGGTGAGCGCGCGCATGATCAGCGAGCGCTGCGGGTGCGTGTGCGCCTGCTCGGGCGTGATCCTGCCCTCGTCCACCAGCGACTGGACGAAGGTGTCGTCCCTGGTGATCTGGGCGAGTTCGCCGCCGCGCAGCAGATAGGCGCGGGAATCACCGATGTGCACAAGGCCGAGCTTCTTGCCCGCGAACAGGACCGCGGTGAGCGTGGTGCCCATCCCGTCGAGTTCGGGCTCCTCCTCGACCTGATCGGCGATGGCGGCGTTGCCCTCTCGGGTCGCCGCGTCGAGCTTGCCGAGCAGATCGTCGCCCGGCTCGTCGTCGTCCAGATGGGCCAGCGCGGCGATCATCAACTGCGACGCCACCTCGCCCGCGGCATGGCCACCCATACCGTCGGCCAGCGCGAGTAATCGCGCACCGGCATAGACGGAGTCTTCGTTGTTGCCACGGACGAGACCGCGGTCGCTACGTGCTGCGTAGCGGAGAACGAGTGTCACGATCGCAGCTCGATCACTGTTTTGCCGACACGGACAGGGGTGCCGAGCGGAACCCGCACGGCGGTGGTGACTTTCGCGCGATCGAGGTAGGTGCCGTTCGTCGAGCCGAGATCTTCGACGTACCAATCATCGCCACGCGGGGACAGTCGCGCATGTCTGGTCGAGGCGTAATCATCGGTGAGCACCAGCGTGGAGTCGTCCGCACGCCCGATCAGCACCGGTTGGGTGCCGAGCGAGATGCGGGTGCCGGCGAGTGAACCTTGAGTCACCACAAGAAATTTGGCGCCCTTCTGGCCCCGGCTGAAGGAGGGCAGCACCGCGGAACCGCGTGCGGCCCTGGGCTGTATCCGTATGCCGGATGCCGCGTAGATGTCGCTGCGCAAGGTGCGCAGCACCGCCCACACGAACAACCACAACAGCAGCAGGAACCCCGCCCGGGTCAATTGCAGGATCAGTCCCTGCACGGCGTTCCACCTCCTGTTCGACCGTGTATGTCGGTGCCGTAGGTGCGGTTCGACCACCCCCACCGGCGTGCTGGCCTTGCCGACCCCGGTTCCGGTGCCGTGCGTGTGTTGGCAGCATCATAGGGCCGTAGGTCGAATTCGATCACGATACGACCGACGAATCCCTGATGGCCATGTCGTGACCTGCATCGCGAGCTTACGGGATCAGACGATACGGATCAGGATCTCGGAGTGCCCGGCGCGGATCACATCCCCGTCGGCGAGCTGCCAGTCTTGCACGGGGGAACCGTTGACCAGCGTGCCGTTGGTGGAACCCAGATCCGAGAGCATCGCGGTCTGCCCGTCCCAGCGGACCTCGATGTGCCTGCGCGAGACACCGGTATCGGGCAGCCGGAAGTGCGCGTCCTGGCCGCGGCCGATGATGTTGCTACCCTCGCGCAGCTGGTACGTGCGACCGCTACCGTCATCGAGCTGCAGGGTCGCGGAGTAGCCCGAACCCGCCTGCGGGGCAGCGCCGTACGCGGGCGCGGCGGGGTAGCCGGGCTGTCCCGCATAGCCGGGCTGCTGCGAGTAGGCCTGGCCGTAACCGGGCTGCTCCTCCTGGGCGTAGCCGCTCTGGTCGGGGTAGCTCGGGTCCGCGTAGGCCGGGTCGGCGTAGCCCTGCTGGCCGTAGCCGGGCTGGGCGTAGCTCTGGCCTTGCTGGCCGTAGGCCGGGTCCGCGTAAGCCTGATCGCCGTAGCCTTGCTGGGCATACCCCGGCTGGCCGTACCCCGGCTCCTGGTAACCCGGCTGGCCGTACGCCGCGGGTTCCTGATAACCCGGCTGACCGTAAGCAGGCGGCTCCTGGTAACCCGGCTGACCGTAGGCGCGATCGGCGTAACCCGGCTGCTGGCCGTACCCCGGCTCCTGATACCCCGGCTGGCCGTAGGCCTGGCCGCCCTGCTGGTAGTCGTAGCCGTTCTGATAGTCGCCGTAACCCTGCTGACCGTCCGGCGCCTGATAGTCGGCGGCGTAGGGCGCCGCGCCGCGACCGTAGTCCTCGCGGTACGCGCCGTTCTGCGCACCGCCGCGACCGGCAGGCGGTGGGGCGTACCCGCGGTTGCGTGGATCGGACTCCGCGGGCTCACGACTCGGGTCGTAGCCTGAGTTCTGCGTCATGGGGCCAGCTCCTGGTTGCGGGTTTTCAGGTCGTTGTGGCGGGGGTTCGGGGCTGTGAGCTGGTGTAGCTCGGCGACCGACGTCCGGATCGACCCGGCCGCTTGCCCTGAACTGTCCGGTGTGCAGCGTAGGGGATGCCTCGAACGCCACGTGTACTTCGCCGTAGGTCTGCCAGCCTTGCTCGCGGATGTAATCCTGCAGGTGTTTGGCGAACGCGCGGGTGGTGAGGTCGTGGTCGGCGTCCAACTGCTGGTGATCGGAAGAATTGATAGTGATCACATAGCTGTTGGGCGCCAACAGGTGTCCGCCACCGAGCTCTTGGACATGATCAGCGGCCTCCCGTTGCAGCGCCGCCTCCACCTCCTGGGGCACGACGTTGCCGCCGAAGACCCTGGCGAACACATCACCGACGGCGCCCTGAAGACGACGCTCGAACCGTGAAACGATGCCCATCTCGGCCTCCCTTCGGTGAGCGTCTCTTCTTCTGATTCGTAACAACGACACGCGTATATGGCGTGTCGCGTATCGAGCACGTTCATTGCATGATATCCACGATCGTCCACACCTGTAACTCTTGGAAAGATCAGCGGGTTCCCACGCTTGTCCAGCCCCCGCGTCACGGGCCCCCACGGGCGATTTCGTGTCGGCGCAGGGTGCGTGATACTGTCTCCGAGTCGCTCGGGCGAGTGGCGGAATGGCAGACGCGCTGGCTTCAGGTGCCAGTGTCCTTCGGGACGTGGGGGTTCAAGTCCCCCTTCGCCCACTTCACTCGGGGAAGCTCGTGCTCGCAGAGAGCGCGGGCTTTTCTCGTTTCGTTCAGTGTTTTGTGGGGGCGCAGCCCCCACGCCCCGCCCGGCGGGGCGTTGCCCCCCGGACCCCGTGCCGGGGCTGCGCTCCTGTGGGCTCGCTCCTCTGTCTGTGGGCTCGCTCCTCTGTCCTGTCGGCAGCGATTCGAGCAGGATGGTGACGGCTTTGGTGTCCAATCCGGGGAGTCGCGATGCAGCAGACTGAGGTTTCGGACGACAAGCAGTCGGCCGGACGACCGCGTCGTGCACGGCGTCGCATTGTGGCCAGTGTGGTGGGCGCTGTGCTCGTTGCCGCGCTGATCGCTTGGCTCGCGGTGCGTGACAACTCGCCGGTTGGTCACTTCACCTCTGCTGCGGGATATGACGAATTCTTCGCCGCCTACCACCGGGCGTTCGCGGAATTGCCGCCGCCGAGCGCGACGCTGGACTTGCGTACCGAGTACGGCGTGGTCCGGATGTATCGGTTCGATGGCGCGAATCCGACAGCGGCCCCGCTGCTTTTGCTCCCTGGGCGGGCGGCTGCGGCACCGATGTGGGCCGACAATCTGGCCTCGCTTACGGCCCTGCGAACGGTGTATCTGGTTGATCTGCTCGGCGAGCCGGGTGCGAGCGTGCAGAGCAAGCCGGTCGGGGACGACGAGGCGCAGGCCGCGTGGCTACATCAGGCCATCGAGCAACTTCCCGACCGGGAGATAGTTCTTGTCGGACTGTCCATCGGCGGCTGGACCGCTACCAATCTTGCTATCCGCCAACCGCAGAAGGTCGCCGGTGTCGTCGTTCTCGATCCGGTCATGACCTTCGCCTCGATGTCCTGGCGCGCCATTGTCCGGTCGATTCCGGCTTCGGTGCGCTGGTTTCCGAAGAGCTGGCGCGACGACTTCAACAGCTGGGTGGCGGGCGGGGCACCCGTCGAACAGGTGCCGACGGCGGACATGATCGAAGCGGGTATGCGCCATT from Nocardia iowensis includes these protein-coding regions:
- a CDS encoding alpha/beta fold hydrolase; the encoded protein is MQQTEVSDDKQSAGRPRRARRRIVASVVGAVLVAALIAWLAVRDNSPVGHFTSAAGYDEFFAAYHRAFAELPPPSATLDLRTEYGVVRMYRFDGANPTAAPLLLLPGRAAAAPMWADNLASLTALRTVYLVDLLGEPGASVQSKPVGDDEAQAAWLHQAIEQLPDREIVLVGLSIGGWTATNLAIRQPQKVAGVVVLDPVMTFASMSWRAIVRSIPASVRWFPKSWRDDFNSWVAGGAPVEQVPTADMIEAGMRHYALALPAPTQFDDAELRRPAMPFLVIMAGRSVMHDSAKAADHARRTLRDGTILVYDNASHALNGEYPERIAADIATFLARAG